In Runella sp. SP2, the genomic window CTACAAACAAGAGCTCGTTGGAGAACGTCTATTGACGACGCCCGCGCACTATGCCTACCTCAAAATCGCAGAAGGATGCGATCGTCCTTGTAGTTTTTGTGCAATTCCGTTGATGCGCGGAGGCCACGTGTCGCGTTCAATTGATGAGCTGGTGACTGAGGCAAAATCATTGGCGCGTCGTGGCACGAAAGAGTTGATTTTGATTGCTCAAGATTTGACCTACTACGGGTTGGATATTTACAAAAAACGCAATTTGTCGGAGCTACTCAATCACCTAGCCGATGTAGAAGGCATCGACTGGATTCGTTTACAGTATGCGTACCCGTCGGGTTTTCCGCTAGATGTGTTGGATGTGATGCGCGAGCGTTCCAACATTTGTAAGTATTTGGACATGCCGCTGCAAAGTGGTAGCACCGAAATGCTGAAACTCATGCGCCGTGGTATCACGCGCGAAAAAACCGAAGACCTCATCAAGACCATTCGGGATAAAGTACCAGGCATTGCGCTGCGTACGACCCTCATTGCAGGGCATCCAGGGGAAACGGAAGAAATGTTTGAAGAAACCCTTGAGTTTGTGGAACGTACCCGTTTCGATCGCTTGGGTGTGTTTGCCTACTCGCACGAAGACCAGACGCATTCGTTTACCATGCCCGACGACGTGCCTGCCGACGTAAAACAACAACGTACCGACGACATCATGGCGGTGCAGCAAGACATTTCGTGGTCGTTGAACCAAGAAAAAATTGGCAATACGTACAAGGTGTTGTTCGACCGTAAAGAAGGTGGTTATTTCATTGGCCGTACCGAATTTGATTCCCCCGAAGTAGATAATGAGGTATTAATTTCGGCCGAACAGTACGTTCGAGTAGGGGACTTTGCCAACGTAAAAATCAACAACGCCGAGGAGTTTGACTTGTACGGGCAATTGGTCTAAATCGGGTATATTCATTTCTAAAACACATAGAGCACAGTAGTGTTTTCACATAGTAAACATATCGAACGGCTAATGCGGCTGAATGCTATGTTTACTATGTGAAAAAAACTATCTAAACTATGTGGTCACCCACGTTATTTTGTTGCTTTCTTCCCTTTGGTAGTGCTTGAAGCTGCTGCTTTAGAGTTCATCTCCATATAATCTACCACCAAGTGGCTAAGAGATTTTACGCCTAACGTAAACCCGCTTTCATCAAGGTAAAAATCAGGGGTGTGATGCGGTGCTACGTCGTAAGGGCTTTTGCCTTTGGCCATTCCTCCCAAAAAGAAGAAGAACCCAGGGATTTTCTTTTGGAAGTAGCTAAAGTCTTCGGCACCAGTAGCAACGGGCGAAAGAAGGACGTTGTCTTTGCCTGCCAATGCCTCCAACGTCGGAATCATTTTATCGGTAAGTGCGGGGTCGTTGACCGTCGCTGGGTAGCCGATGCCAATTTCTACGTCGGCTTTTGCACCTGCGCTTTCAGCAATATTCGTTGAAATTTCCTTGATGCGACGGTGAACAAGCGCCTGCTGGTCATCACCGAAGGTACGAATGGTGCCAATCATTTCGAGTGACTCAGGAATGATGTTGTAGCGAATACCGCCGTGAATCGCACCCACGGTTACTACCGCAGGGTTTTCCGTAATGTCAACATTGCGACTTACGATGGTTTGCAAACCCATCACCACCTGAGAAGCCGTAACGATAGGGTCAACGCCCGACCAAGGGTTGGCGCCGTGGGTTTGTTTTCCTTTTAGTTTGATGGTCAACTGGTCAACGGCTGCCATGGTCGCACCTGGGCGGTAGCGGATTTTGCCTACTTCGGTTTGTGAGTTGATGTGAAGTCCAAAAATAGCATCCACTTTCGGGTTGTCCAATGCGCCTTCTTCCACCATTCGATTGGCACCAAAAGTCCCACCTGTATAAACGCCTTCTTCGGCAGGTTGGAAAATAAGCTTAACCGTTCCTGCTAAGTCTTTTTGCATCGACGCCAATACCTCAGCAACCCCCATCAAAATAGCGACGTGGCTATCGTGACCGCAAGCGTGCATGACACCCGTTTTTTGGTTGTTGAACTCCGTTACCACTTTCGATTTGAAAGGAATATCCACGCGTTCAGTTACAGGCAGGCCGTCCATGTCGGCGCGAAGGGCGACTACGGGGCCAGGTTTTCCTCCTTTGAGTACACCGATAACTCCCGTAACGGCTACTTTTTCTTTGACTTCATAACCTAGCTTGCGTAGGTGTTCGGCCACGATATTTGCCGTTCTAAATTCTTGGTTGCCAAGCTCTGGGTGCTCGTGGAAATCGCGACGCCACGCAATTACCTTGCTTTCGATAGCGTCAGACGCTTGGTTGATAACGGGCTTGAGGGCACTTTGTGCATATCCTGTGCCGAGGCTCAGGGCCAACAATGCACCACTTAGGAGAGGTTTTTTCATCGGATTTTAGTTTGTCGTTAGGAAAAATTTTGAGCAATTTAACAAAAAACGCCCTTGGATGTTCGATATTCGCGGTTCAAAATCGAAAACTGATGCAAAAACTTCTCTTCATAGACCGCGACGGAACTATTATCGTTGAGCCACCCGTCGATTTTCAGGTAGATTCCTTAGAAAAATTGGCTTTTTTGCCCAAAGCCATCTCAAATCTTCGTCGTTTGGCCGAAGAAACCGATTTTGGTTTTGTGATGGTAACCAACCAAGATGGCTTGGGAACTGATTCTTTCCCCGAAGATACGTTTTGGCCTGCCCAAAATAAAATGCTCCAAGTTCTCGAAGGCGAAGGGGTAACTTTCCAAGCAATTCACGTGGATCGTACCTTCCCGCACGAAAATGCCCCCACGCGCAAACCTGGCACGGCTTTGTTGACGGAGTATTTCAATGGCTCGTACGATTTGGCAAACAGCTACGTGCTGGGCGATCGCCTGACGGATGTGCAATTGGCGGTGAATATGGGATGTAAAGCCATTTATATTGCCAACGAACTCCCTGCCGATCTTGCCTCTGAATTGGCCAATGCCATTTCGCTCGTTAGCACCGATTGGGACGCTATTTATGAACACCTTCGCTTGCCTGCCCGTACGGCTTCGGTAGAGCGAGTGACGAAAGAAACCCAAATCAAAATAGAACTCAACCTCGATGGTACAGGTAAGTCAGCAATGAATACAGGGCTTGGATTTTTTGACCACATGCTCGACCAGCTTGCCAAACACTCAGGCGCCGATTTGACAATTTCGGTGGTGGGTGATTTGCACATCGACGAGCACCATACCATCGAAGACACCGCCTTGGCGTTGGGCGAAGCTTACCGCAAGGCGTTGGGCGACAAACGAGGTATTAGTCGCTACGGCTTTTTGTTGCCAATGGACGAAGCCTTGGCCCAAGTAGCTATCGACTTTTCGGGTCGCCCGTGGTTGGTGTGGGATGCTGATTTCAAGCGGGAAAAAATCGGAGAAATGCCGACCGAAATGTTTTATCATTTCTTCAAGTCGTTTTCGGATACGGCTCAGTGCAACCTCAACATCAAGTGCGAAGGAAGCAACGAACACCACAAAATCGAGGCAATTTTTAAAGGATGGGCCAAAGCCATCAAGATGGCCGTGAAGCGTGATTTGAAAGCCCTTGATGTTTTACCGTCCACCAAAGGAGTACTTTAGAAAGAACGTATTCGGATAATTTTACAAAAAAACACCAGTTTTTTTGGGTCTAAATGCCGAATGCTATTACTTTTGTACTATCTTTAAAATAAGGTTTTACACAATAAATTACGAATCATAATGGACTTAAGAACCATCGGTACCCTCATATTTTATGCAGTATTGTTAGGCGTTTCTTTTTGGGTAGGAGGCCTTTTAGAGAAAAACGAACGTAAATACACGAAATACTTCAAAGAAGACTAACAAAACGCATGAGCGCAAGCTCATCGTCTTCGATACATCAATTTCAAACGCGAGCTATTGAGGAACATCAGTAGCTCGCATTTTTGTATCTAGCACTTCTTATAACCCATGTAACTTTTTAGTGAGAAGGTAGTCAGAAGGGCAAACGTGCGTATCAAACGTGCTTGTGGTTGCTCACAACCACAAATGGATGATGTGCTTGTGGTTGTGAGCAACCACAAATGGATTAGCAAATATTAACAATAAAACGAATAACGGACTATGGACATCAAAGGAAGAGTACTCCAGCTATTGCCTTTGCAAACAGGCGAGGGTAAAAATGGGACGTGGAAAAAACAAGATTTTGTCATTGAAACTGACGGACAGTACCCCAAAAAAGTGTGTATCTCGGCATGGGGAGATAAAATCAATGAAAGCGCGTTGAAAGTAGGGAACGAAGTAAACGTGTCGTTTGATATTGAAAGCCGTGAGTACAACGGCCGCTGGTACACCGATGTAAAAGCGTGGAAAATTGATTCAATGAGCGGAGGCGGTGGTGCCAGCGAAGAGGCAAGTTTTGGCGGAAGCACCCGTCCTACAACATCGCTACCTACCACCTTTGAAGCCAGCGAGGAAGATAATTTACCATTTTAGGAGTGTCGAGGGTCGAATGCAGAGTGTCGAATAAGAAAAATACCATTCGACACTCTGCATTCTCAATTCGACACCAACAATCGGGTTGTAAGCAACCCTCAGCACAGAATTGTTCACTTAGGCTAAGACAAGACAAACAATTAACAGATAACGATTAACGATTAACTGTGCTTTTGCTCTGCGCCATTTTAAGGGCTTGCGTGGTGGTATAATACTTCGAAATCATGTTAGGAACTTCCCACTCGGGCAGTTTTCCAGCCTTCAAAAAGTCCATGTATTTCTTCGCTACTTGTGAGAAGTGCGCTTCGTGGCCAATGTCATATTTCTTCGGAATCACTACTTCCCAGCCTTTGTCATTTTTCTTGAGTTCGATGCCTGGGTACGTTGTCTGTACTTTTTTGAACGCTTCGGCCACTGCTTTTTCGTACGCTGGCGTATTGTTAAGGGCTTCAATGTACAACACAGGCTTAAAATTCTGCTCCTTGCCCTGACGTATAATCAAGTTCGCTTTGCTTCCCTTCATAATTGAATAGTGCGTATCGCCCGTGCCTTGTGGCGCTTGGAAGTTCCAAATCACCGATGCGCGAGCGTGTACGCCCTTGAGGGTGTAGTCAATCTGACCGTTGGCATATACTTCAAGATTTTTTCCTTTGACGTCTTTTTTCAAATAATCGGGGTAGGTGTCATTTTTGGTGACGAGTTTAAATTGCTCAGGCGTCATGGTTGTGGCGCTGTGAGTCGCATTGAGGAGCTTAATGTCTTTTTTGTAGTCAATGATTTGGTTGGGAAAACAGCTCCATTGAATCAAATCCACCAAGTGGGTCGTCACGTCCACCACGCCTTCGCCTTGTTGTTTTACGTCAAAAAACCACGATGGACGAATCAGAGGCTCGCCCGAAACGTACTTGAAAAAGTGGTGAACGCTCTCTTTGGTAACGGCAGGGTCTTGGGGTGTGCCTTTTTGGAGTGTACCAAAAATGGCGGGCACCAGCGCAAGCTCGCGTTGAAGGGCATTGCTGATTTCGTAGCGCTCCGTCATGATGTCGTAGAGCAATATGTTTTTCTTTTTGGCTTGGGCAAAAGCTTCTTGCAGCAACGAAAAACCAGCGGCGTCAATGGCCATGGGTTTATCGGCCAACACGTTCAACCCCGCGTCCACCGATTTTTTGATGTAGTCAGTTTTCTTTTGATTATTTCCTGCCAAAACCACCAAATTACCTGCTTTTTCGCTCAACATCTTCTGGAAAAAGTCAGTGCCCGTATAGACTTTCTCGTCCCACTGCGTCGGGTCGTCGGAGCGGGTGTTGTACTTTTTAATTTTATCGAGGTACGCCTCTACATCGGGGCCTTTGGTGGCATACACGTGCACGACGGGGTTGACGTTGTCGTAGCGGGTATTTTGTACCAGTGCGGCATGAAAGTGCCCAGGCTCAAGCACGATGAGGCTAATGGGCTTTTTGGCTTGTTGTCCCATACTGGGGAGGGTTAAACTACTTGCAGCTAATAAGCAGCCTAGAAGGCGATTCTTCATAGAATTTGTGGGTGATTTTTTAAGGAATAAGCGTTTGTGGCCACAAATTTACTTAGTTTCCGTAGCTTCCAACCACTGCTGAGCGCTATTAGGATCGATAAACAGGGTGGCGTTGGGGTGGGTACGTAAAATCGTTGATGGATATACTTCGCTGATGTCGTCGAGGAGGGTATGGTAAATGGCCTCGGCTTTGTGGGCTGCAGGAACCATGCAAAACACCGTGGGCGCTTTTACCAACGCAGGAATCGTAAGCGTAAGGGCATACTCGGGAACAAGCTCCAACGACGCAAAACAGCCGTCGTGCACTTGCTGCTGACGGCTCGTAAGGTCTAAGTCCACTTTTTTGACCAGTACAGGGTCATTGAAAAATGCAATGTGCGGGTCGTTGAACGCAATGTGGCAGTTTTCGCCGATACCCATGCAAACGATGTCGGTGGGGTATTGGGTCAACAAAGCCGAGTAACGTTGACATTCTGCTTCGGCCTCTGCTACGTTTCCATTGATGTAAAACACTTCTTTCAACGGTACTTTGGCAAAAAATCGGTCTTTGAGAAAATTGCCAAAACGTTGTGGTGCCTCGTCCGACAAGCCAATGTATTCATCCATGTGAAAGGCATTGACCCGTTGCCATTCAACACCAGGCTGGACAGCGAGGGCGTCCAAAAACTCGTTTTGTGACGGAGCAGCGGCAAAAATAATATTGACGGTTTCTTGGCTTTGAAGCAATGATTTAATTTTTGTAGCGGCCATTTCGGCTGCATATTGCCCTAATTCTTGGCGGTTTTGGGCTAATTTGACGTGGAGTTTGTCAACGGTTGTTTCTTGTAAAAGAGGCATATTGTAACTTTTATTTTACTTTTTGTAAATCACTTTTCCCCCCACCATCGTCATCCCGACGTTGATATTTTCATCAAAAATAACAACATCAGCGTCTTTGCCTTTGGCGAGCGAGCCTTTGCGGTCGCTAACGCCCATGATGCGGGCGGGGGTAGTACTTGCCATGCGAACGGCATCCAACAACGGCACATTGGCCATCGTAATCATGTTGCGCACCAGTCGGTCGAAGGTGGCGACGCTGCCCGCAAACGAGGTACGGTCGGGGAGTTTGGCCACACCGTCTTCGATGATAACGGGCAAGCCATTTTTCAACGATCCTAGCACACTTTCCCCCTCGGGCATCCCTGCGCCGCGCATGGCGTCGGTGATGAGGGCAGTGCGGTCGGGTCCTTTGAATTTATAGACAAATTGGAGCAAAGGAGCGGGCAAATGAATGCCATCACCGATGATTTCTACGTCTAAGTCAAGTAAGTACGAGCTTTCAATCACCCCCGCGTAGCGAAAGGCGTTTTTGCGCGTCACACCCGACATCGCTGAATACAAATGAGTGACGAGTGAATAACCATTTTCGTAGGCTGCCAACACATCGTCGTAATAAGCATCGGTATGGGCAATGGCCGCCAAAATCCCTTTTTGACGTAGCCGTTGTCCAAACGGAATTGCTCCTTCTAATTCAGGGGCGGCACTCCAGCGAACGATGGACGACGAATAGTGCAGAATTTCTTCGTATTCGGCGGGGTCGGGATTGCGGATGTAACGCGGGTCTTGTGCTCCCCGCTGACTCAGGGCAAAATAGGGGCCTTCGAGGTGAATGCCCAAAAAGGCCGCGCCGTTAGTATTGCGTCGATGGGCTTTTTCATAAACATCGAGCGTATGAAGCAAATCTTCTTTTTCGGCCGTCAATGTGGTTGGTACCAAGGCCGTTGTACCAAAACGCGCGTGCAGCTCGGCAACGGTCAGGAAAGCTTCTTCGGTACCGTCCATAAAATCGGCACCACCACCGCCGTGAACGTGGATATCGATAAACCCAGGAGAAATGTATTGCCCTTGGGCGTCGATTTCTTCGGCATCGGATACGTCAACGAAGCCTTCATGCACACCGACGATTTGACCGTTTTCCACCACCACCGTTCCATTTTTAATGGCACGAAAAGGAGTCAGGATAGTCCCGTTACTGATTTTTATTTTCATAAAATGCAGGTCTTTTTGGCTGAAAAAATTAGCCCTTCTCCTGAAAGGAGAGGGGTTGGGGTGAGGTTCCCCAATGCTTCACTTTATGGCCATAGGCTGCATAATACACCAAGTACAAATAACAAGGCAACAATACCCAATAGGCAGTGCGCACGTCGTACAAATCGGCGAAATAACCGTAGAACAGCGGCATAATGGCGTTGCCACACAAGCCCATGATGAGAATCGACGCACCGAGTTTGGTATAACGGCCAAGGCCGTCTAACGCCAAGGGCCAAATTCCCGCCCACACAAGTGAGTTGGCCAAACCGAGCAACACCACAAACCAAATCGAAAGGTCGGCGGTATGGCCTAGAAATTGAACGGTGCCTTTGGCAAAAATAATTAGCAAGGTAAACACCGTTCCCAACACCGTACAAAAGCGCAGGGCATTGACTTGGCTGATGAACTTAGGAATGGTGATAATGCCGATGATGTACCCACAAATGGTGCAGGCCAAAGTGTAGGATGGAAACGTTTTGGCCTTGAGCAAATCAATGCCCATGGAGTTGGCATAACCAATGACGGTATCAATGGCAATCACCTGCGTACCTACGTGCAGGAAGATGGCCACAGCCCCCAAAATAAGGTGCGGAAACTGAAAAATGCTGGTTTTGCTCGCATTGGCAGTGGCGACTTCGGGGCTTTCGTGCTCGGTATTGATTTCGGGAAGTGGCGAGCGATACACCAAGTACCCTAACACAAATAAAAATATTCCTAAAACAGTATAAGGCTGAATCACACGACGGACGAGTTCGTCCAAAGCAGCGCTTTTTTCGGTAGGATTCATCGTGCCAAGTTGTGCAAATAAATCGGTGTCGGTGGGGCGTAAAATCACGGCAGCAAATACCAGTGGTGACAAAATACCAGCGGCTTTGTTGCAAATGCCCATGATACTAATTCGTTGAGCACCACGTTCTTTGGGGCCTAGAATGGTGATGTAAGGATTGGCAGCGGTTTGTAAAATGGCTAACCCAATGCCAATCGTAAACAGCCCCATTAAGAAAATGCCGTAGGTGCGCGTCATGGCGGCAGGAACGAAAATAAACGCTCCCAAAGCCATGGCCCAAAAGCCAAACATCATGCCCTTTTTGAACCCTTGGGTTTTGAGTAAATACGAAGCAGGCACCGACATGATAAAGTAAGCAATGTAAAACGCAAACGCCACCAAATAGGCTTGAAAGCTGGTGAGTTCGCAGGCAATTTTGAAGTAAGGAATCAGAATGGAGTTGACCCACGAGATGAAGCCGAAGATAAAAAACATCAGCCCAATTAGGAAAATAGAAACGGTAGTTTCGCGCGGGCTTAGGCTGCTTACTTCAACGGCAGCAGTAGAGGATTTCATAGAAAGGATGGTTTTGAACTTCCCGAAAGTTACTCACTTTCGGGAAGCTGGTTAGGTTTAGAAAGAATCGTTATAACGTTGGCTCCCAGCCTTTTTCGTACTCACGCTTCCAGAATTTCTGCGCTTCTTTGTTGTTCTTGATGTGTCCGTTGGTGGGGTCAATGTCCAAAATGCTGTTGGAACGCAAAGCGATGTTCCCCAACTGACACAAAAGCGTACTTTGATGCCCGCTTATAATATCGGATGCCAACGGAGTCCCTTTTTTGATGGCTTCCACAAAGTTTTGGAAGTGAGTGGCATCCAATGCTTGCGAAGGATTCATTTTGTTGCGAGGGTCAATCGGCATGTCGTTGGTAACGTCTTTGATAACCTTGTTGTCCAAATCGTAAATTTTGTACGCATTGCCGCCGCCGTATTCCAACGTACCTTTTTCTCCGTAAAACGAAACGCCTACGCTGCTGCCTTCGATATTGCGGCTGTTGCAGCTACGGCCTTCCCACGTCATGAATTTATCTTTGCCAAATTCAAGGTTAATGACTTGGGTATCTGGTGTTTCCCAATCGTCTTGGTAGCGGTAACGCCCACCCGAAGAGGAAACTTTGGTCGGATAACTTACCTGCAATCCCCAACGCATGAGGTCGAGCATGTGGGTGCCGTTGTTAAGGGCTTCGCCCGTTCCCCAATTCCAAAACCAGTGCCAGTTGTAGTGGATGACGTTGTCTTTGTACGCACGGCGTGGCGCTGGGCCTTGCCACAGGTCAAAGTTGAGCCAAGACGGTACGGCCGTTGCTTTGCCCGTTCCGATGGTAGGGCGGTTGTTGGTGTACCAGCCTTTGGCAAAATACGGGCGACCAATTACTCCGTCGTGAATTTCTTTGATGGCTTGTTTGACGTTGGGCCACGACCGACGCTGGTTTCCCATCTGAATCACGTTTTTGTACTTGGCGGCGACAGCCATCAACAATTCGCCTTCGTGCGGGTTGTGGCTGCATGGTTTCTCCAAATACACATGTTTTCCTGCTTTTGAAGCCAAAATAGCCGCAGGAGCGTGCCAGTGGTCAGGAGCGGCGATGATGAGTCCGTCCATGTCTTTGTCCTCCAGCGATTTGCGGAAGTCGGGCGTTTCTTTTGGCTTGCGGTTTTGGATTTTTTCTACCCCCGCCACGCACTTTGCAGCGGCTTTTGAATCAACGTCTGAAATACTGACGACTTCACAATTGGGCTGAAGGGCAAAGTTGGTTGCCAAAGCAAAGCCACGGCTATTGACCCCCATTACACCGAGGCGTACTTTATCGTTGGCGCCCAAAATGTTGGCATAACTTTTTGCACTAAAACCAGGGAGAACGCCGCCTACGGTCAAAACGGCCGTTCCTGTTAGGCTTTTTTTGAGAAAATCGCGGCGAGAGGCGCTGTTGGATGAAGTTGAGTTTTTGCTCATGTAAAGGTTTTTGGTTAGAAATAATGTGTTTATTGACACCTGCAAAAATAAAGGTTAGCCCGAGGTTTTGTCTAAACTTTCCAAGTTTCCTTTTCTGCGATTTGTGAACCTTGGAAAGGTTTTTAACCTTTCCAAGGCTGTTTTTCGACGCTTTACAAAACTTGGAAAGTATCTTAGCCTTTCCAAGTTTGCTTTTTGACGCTTTTCAAAACTTGGAAAGGTTTGTTATTTGCTTTGCGGTGCCCAATACGTACAATAACCAGCCGTTTGAACGGGGCCTTTGAACAACATACAGCCACCGCAGGCTTTGCCATCTTTGGGAGGAAGCCACAAATTGCAATTTCCACACTGAGATTCGGCACGGGGGGACGCATCGACATATCCCAGTTTTTTCCGAGTTTTTAGGTCATTTTCGCTAACTGTTGAAAAATCTTTGCAAGGGTCGGTCGTTTCAGACTGAGAAGCTGATTTTGGTTGACAGCTACTCACCAAAAATGCGGTAGTGGGTAATATCGGTAACGCAATGGTGATAAATTCTCTTCTTTTCATTCGGGTTGATGCTAAAAAAACGATTACTTCTTTTTCAACAAAAGCGCGAGTCGCTGAACTTCCCCCGAACGATTGCGGGCGCGCACCACGTGAGCAAAGTCGTTGAGGAAACTTTCTTTGTCGGGTATCATTCGATCAAAAAAACCTTCCCTTTGCAGTACTTCAATGAGCGTAAAAGAGGCCCCTGCTTCCGAACTTAAAATTCCCATGCGGTACCATTTGTCCTGAACGTGCTGCGAGAGCGCTTTAGCTAATGCGTTTGAAACTGAGGGACTTGTAAACTGTCCAAGGCTTAAACAGGCTTGAAACGATACTTTTGGCGAAACGTCGGTGGTCTTTTCGATAAGTTGTGGCAACAACTCAGACCACTTTTCGGCTTCGATGAGGCTATAGGCGCGGAGGTCGGGCTGAGCATCGGCGAGAGCTTTTTTTATCAAACTGAGAGTCAGTGCGTTAAGTCCTTCCAAAACAAAAAACGCGTGCAAACGGGCGCGAGCGTCGGCGTGCGTTAAGAAAAGGTCAGTCACGGCAGGAAGTACCGACTTATCTTTCCTTTCGAGTAAAAGTCGCTGGGCATTCAGCCGCCACCATTGTTGCGGATGGGCTAAAAGCGCCACCAATTCGGCCGATGATTTGGAACGTAATTTAGGCGCTTCGTGCGTTAATTTGGCTTCTTTTGGGACAATCTGGTAAATGCGTCCGAGTTTGTTGCCGTTGAAAAAATCCATTTCTTCTTTCAAATCTTCAGGAATGGCCGTGGGAGTTTCGATGTGCTGACGGTACATGTCGATGACGTACAGCACGCCGTTGGGCCCCACGCTCAGTTGCGCGGGCCGAAACCAGGGGTCGGAAGAGGTCAAAAACTCGGTGGTCTTTTCTTTTTCCCCGCGTTTAGCAACAAACGTTGGGCTGTTGGGCAAAGGTTGCACAATGTCACGGTGAATCAAATTTCCTGCTACTTCGCCCGTAAACACCGAGCCACGGTAGTCGGCGGGAAGTAAATTTCCGCCGTAAAATGTTCCTCCCGAAGCTCCCGTAAAATGATCTTCGGCGTATTCGTGGCGGTCGAGTTTGGCTTCGGCAAACTGCTCATTGCGGCGCTTGGTACGCTCTTGACGCCAGTAGGGAGCGGGCGTTTCTTGAAACATCTCAGGGTCGTGGTCGGAGATATTCAAAGCCACATCATACGACGGCAAAAATGGATGACGGAACAAATAACGTCCTGCGATGGGGGCGTGCTGAATGTGCAAGGAATTTTCGGTAAAAAAGCGGTTACCCCAGTCATCGACCGACATCCCAAACTGCCCCGTACTCGACTCAATTTCAAACTGCCCTCGGTCGAGACGAAAACGAAAATCGCCGCCTTTGACCGAAATGGGCGGTAGTTTGGGGTTTCGCATAAATTTTACTAGCCCATCTTGCCCACAGTTGGAGGCATAAATCCAGTTATCGACGTTGTAGTGCAAATTGGTGATTTGCGCTTCTGAATTGTTGGCAAAAAAGCCCGTAAAAAGTACCTCACGAATGTCGGCGCGGTAGTCGCCTGTGGTATCTTTTAAAAACAAAATATCGGGAGCGGCGGCGACTAGCAGTCCTCCTTCCCACGGTAACACGCTGGTAGCTTCCGAAAGGTTGTCGGCAAAAACAATGGCCGAATCAATGCGCCCGTCTTGGTTGGTATCGCGCAGGAGCCGAATTGCTCCTCCCAACGTACCATCTTCGGGTTTGGAAGGGTAGTCGGGCATCTCAACGACAAACGCATTTCCCTCCTCATCAAACACCATTTCAACGGGGTCGAGTACGTGCGGTTCGGCGGCAAATACTTCGATTTGGAGGCGGTCGTCGCTCAAGGTAAAGCTTTTGAGGGCTTCGTCGGGGGTGAGGGGGTCGGTATAATGCGCACACGACCAACTGAGTCCTACAAGTGCG contains:
- the nagA gene encoding N-acetylglucosamine-6-phosphate deacetylase translates to MKIKISNGTILTPFRAIKNGTVVVENGQIVGVHEGFVDVSDAEEIDAQGQYISPGFIDIHVHGGGGADFMDGTEEAFLTVAELHARFGTTALVPTTLTAEKEDLLHTLDVYEKAHRRNTNGAAFLGIHLEGPYFALSQRGAQDPRYIRNPDPAEYEEILHYSSSIVRWSAAPELEGAIPFGQRLRQKGILAAIAHTDAYYDDVLAAYENGYSLVTHLYSAMSGVTRKNAFRYAGVIESSYLLDLDVEIIGDGIHLPAPLLQFVYKFKGPDRTALITDAMRGAGMPEGESVLGSLKNGLPVIIEDGVAKLPDRTSFAGSVATFDRLVRNMITMANVPLLDAVRMASTTPARIMGVSDRKGSLAKGKDADVVIFDENINVGMTMVGGKVIYKK
- a CDS encoding PVC-type heme-binding CxxCH protein: MNASKNLLFFALVGLSWSCAHYTDPLTPDEALKSFTLSDDRLQIEVFAAEPHVLDPVEMVFDEEGNAFVVEMPDYPSKPEDGTLGGAIRLLRDTNQDGRIDSAIVFADNLSEATSVLPWEGGLLVAAAPDILFLKDTTGDYRADIREVLFTGFFANNSEAQITNLHYNVDNWIYASNCGQDGLVKFMRNPKLPPISVKGGDFRFRLDRGQFEIESSTGQFGMSVDDWGNRFFTENSLHIQHAPIAGRYLFRHPFLPSYDVALNISDHDPEMFQETPAPYWRQERTKRRNEQFAEAKLDRHEYAEDHFTGASGGTFYGGNLLPADYRGSVFTGEVAGNLIHRDIVQPLPNSPTFVAKRGEKEKTTEFLTSSDPWFRPAQLSVGPNGVLYVIDMYRQHIETPTAIPEDLKEEMDFFNGNKLGRIYQIVPKEAKLTHEAPKLRSKSSAELVALLAHPQQWWRLNAQRLLLERKDKSVLPAVTDLFLTHADARARLHAFFVLEGLNALTLSLIKKALADAQPDLRAYSLIEAEKWSELLPQLIEKTTDVSPKVSFQACLSLGQFTSPSVSNALAKALSQHVQDKWYRMGILSSEAGASFTLIEVLQREGFFDRMIPDKESFLNDFAHVVRARNRSGEVQRLALLLKKK
- a CDS encoding sugar MFS transporter, translated to MKSSTAAVEVSSLSPRETTVSIFLIGLMFFIFGFISWVNSILIPYFKIACELTSFQAYLVAFAFYIAYFIMSVPASYLLKTQGFKKGMMFGFWAMALGAFIFVPAAMTRTYGIFLMGLFTIGIGLAILQTAANPYITILGPKERGAQRISIMGICNKAAGILSPLVFAAVILRPTDTDLFAQLGTMNPTEKSAALDELVRRVIQPYTVLGIFLFVLGYLVYRSPLPEINTEHESPEVATANASKTSIFQFPHLILGAVAIFLHVGTQVIAIDTVIGYANSMGIDLLKAKTFPSYTLACTICGYIIGIITIPKFISQVNALRFCTVLGTVFTLLIIFAKGTVQFLGHTADLSIWFVVLLGLANSLVWAGIWPLALDGLGRYTKLGASILIMGLCGNAIMPLFYGYFADLYDVRTAYWVLLPCYLYLVYYAAYGHKVKHWGTSPQPLSFQEKG
- a CDS encoding Gfo/Idh/MocA family oxidoreductase; the protein is MSKNSTSSNSASRRDFLKKSLTGTAVLTVGGVLPGFSAKSYANILGANDKVRLGVMGVNSRGFALATNFALQPNCEVVSISDVDSKAAAKCVAGVEKIQNRKPKETPDFRKSLEDKDMDGLIIAAPDHWHAPAAILASKAGKHVYLEKPCSHNPHEGELLMAVAAKYKNVIQMGNQRRSWPNVKQAIKEIHDGVIGRPYFAKGWYTNNRPTIGTGKATAVPSWLNFDLWQGPAPRRAYKDNVIHYNWHWFWNWGTGEALNNGTHMLDLMRWGLQVSYPTKVSSSGGRYRYQDDWETPDTQVINLEFGKDKFMTWEGRSCNSRNIEGSSVGVSFYGEKGTLEYGGGNAYKIYDLDNKVIKDVTNDMPIDPRNKMNPSQALDATHFQNFVEAIKKGTPLASDIISGHQSTLLCQLGNIALRSNSILDIDPTNGHIKNNKEAQKFWKREYEKGWEPTL
- a CDS encoding high-potential iron-sulfur protein, giving the protein MKRREFITIALPILPTTAFLVSSCQPKSASQSETTDPCKDFSTVSENDLKTRKKLGYVDASPRAESQCGNCNLWLPPKDGKACGGCMLFKGPVQTAGYCTYWAPQSK